One Amaranthus tricolor cultivar Red isolate AtriRed21 chromosome 10, ASM2621246v1, whole genome shotgun sequence genomic window carries:
- the LOC130825199 gene encoding abscisic acid 8'-hydroxylase 3-like, translated as MDPMWMITLVLGLLPVVGWVIWWWNEIWYVWPILAKLRRSNSDIKLTLPPGYLGLPFLGETLPFQWFFNIIRRPDDFIKSRIEKYGEDNNVGLYRTHLYGSPSIIVCDPSLCKHILNSSENFKAEWPTNKVVGRNSVISIEGERHDIIKSLVVNCFSRPDALAWVMLKVQPCIISTLQSWSQRPSIKTFYELKKATLDCTLRYVVGFEYDTRQIEDLAEAYEGLNLGFRATPLHIPGTTYYRALKCREKIVKLFKDELEKRRKNNIHNIDGTKESVSDLMDSLMKAQDIQGKHLKDEEVLDNIVNSVLLGHISSAYAVTWCHYFLAKSPTVLQKLREENMALLREKNGEAITNGDIQKLKYTNKVVEEVLRMANLSGFLFRRVTEDVEFKGYIIPKGWRVMIWLRQLHNNPTNFEDPMCFNPDRWETRPKHGTYLPFGGGLRFCPGSMIIRLIMALFIHHLAIGYEWEMKNPDVHISYLSHPLPADGLEITVNPIKN; from the exons ATGGATCCAATGTGGATGATAACACTTGTTTTAGGGTTATTGCCAGTCGTGGGTTGGGTGATTTGGTGGTGGAATGAAATTTGGTACGTTTGGCCTATTCTTGCTAAATTACGTCGTTCTAATTCCGATATCAAACTCACCCTACCACCTGGCTACTTGGGTCTCCCTTTTCTCGGTGAGACTCTTCCGTTTCAATGGTTTTTCAATATTATTCGCCGACCTGATGATTTTATCAAATCAAGAATAGAAAA GTATGGAGAAGATAATAATGTAGGGCTTTACAGAACACATTTATACGGATCTCCGAGCATAATAGTGTGTGATCCTTCTCTTTGCAAACATATTCTGAACTCAAGCGAAAATTTCAAGGCTGAATGGCCAACCAATAAAGTGGTAGGACGTAATTCAGTCATATCAATTGAAGGTGAACGTCATGATATCATCAAGAGTCTGGTTGTGAATTGCTTCTCTCGCCCAGATGCACTTGCTTGGGTTATGCTCAAAGTCCAACCTTGTATTATTTCTACCCTTCAATCATGGTCTCAAAGGCCTTCAATCAAAACTTTCTATGAACTTAAGAAG GCCACACTTGACTGCACTTTACGATATGTTGTTGGTTTTGAGTATGACACTCGTCAAATTGAAGATCTTGCTGAAGCATATGAGGGTTTAAACTTGGGTTTTAGGGCCACACCTTTACACATCCCCGGAACTACTTATTATCGTGCCCTAAAG TGTCGGGAAAAGATTGTCAAGCTATTCAAGGATGAGCTagaaaaaagaaggaagaaCAACATACATAACATTGATGGAACAAAAGAAAGTGTGAGTGATCTAATGGATTCATTGATGAAAGCCCAGGACATCCAAGGAAAGCATTTGAAAGATGAAGAGGTCCTAGATAACATTGTAAATTCAGTCCTTTTGGGTCATATTTCCAGTGCTTATGCAGTGACATGGTGTcattattttttggcaaaatcTCCTACTGTACTTCAAAAACTACGG GAAGAAAACATGGCACTTTTAAGGGAGAAGAACGGTGAGGCTATAACAAATGGAGATATTCAAAAGTTAaaatacacaaataaagtagtgGAAGAAGTACTTAGAATGGCTAATCTTTCTGGCTTTCTTTTCAGAAGAGTCACAGAAGATGTCGAATTTAAAG GTTACATAATTCCAAAAGGTTGGAGAGTAATGATTTGGCTAAGACAGCTACATAATAATCCAACAAATTTTGAAGATCCAATGTGTTTTAACCCAGACAGATGGGAA ACACGTCCAAAACATGGAACATATCTTCCATTTGGAGGAGGGTTGAGATTTTGTCCAGGAAGCATGATCATTCGACTCATTATGGCCTTATTCATCCATCATTTGGCCATTGGATATGA gTGGGAAATGAAGAATCCTGATGTTCACATCTCTTATTTATCGCATCCTTTACCTGCTGATGGTCTTGAGATTACAGTCAACCCAATCAAGAATTAA